The stretch of DNA CCGGCTCGCGCACCAACGCCTCCAAAATATCTGGTCTGGCACGTTGGAAGAACAGTTTGGCGGCTCCATTTAAGAGTGCCGCTCCCGCCAAAGCCAAGATCAAAAACCAGCCGTGTGCCTTGGCTCCGCCGCGTGCCAGCATAAAAGCGATCAGGGCCGTGACCACCGGCAGTACCGCGAAGCCGCCCAGTACGGCTAAAGCGTTGGCGACGGCCGTCAGCTCCGGCGTGCGCTGAGCGCGGTACCACGCCAAAATAGAACTGTCCCAGGGAAAACCGCCGTCACGAAAGACATCCTCGGCCAATTCCAAAAACAGTAGGAGTGGAGCCAAGACGCCGATCAGCAGCAGCACTAACGCCCGCCAATTGGCCTTTAAAAACGCCCACAATTCCCGGCGTGTGAAGTGCCACTTCAGATGCAGCCCAGACATAGGGGGCATTAAAGCATTGTCCACCGCAGGTCAGCGCAAGCCTAAAGCAATGGCTCAGGCAGCTTCTGGCGGGGGCTGGACGGGCAACTTCCTTATTTGCCATCATCCAAAAAATAGTTCCGGCCACCCAGATAGAGCCATTCCAAACCAATGCGCCCGCCAGCAGTCCAGCCCTCAGCAGCATCTTCCAGTGCGGGAAGTTAAATGGGAATAACTAAGTCAAAAGGATACAAACAAACGGCAGGGACACTTAAAGTCTGAATAACAAAACAGATCAGCATAAGCCACCCGGCTCAGTCACCTCTGCGCCACTTGCGTCATGCGCCGCACCCTCACCAAAGCGCACCATAAAGCACAAGAAAGGCGCACCACCGGGCCACCCACAGGCCGCGCCCCAAGAGGAACACCATGCATTTCCTGACCGCCGAAATCAACGCCCTGCACGCCGAAGCCCTCCGCGCCGAAGCCAGACGTGAAGCCCAGGCCCGCGCCGCCCGGCAAGGCCAACCACAACGCCCAAGCTTCAGCTTCCACGCCCTCTTCCAGCGCCTCTTTGCTGCTCCAGTCCACCCCGCGTGAAGCAAGTCGCCTCCAGCGCCTCAGCCTGCAGCAACACAACCCCCTCGGAAATTGAGGGGGCTATTTTTTTGGTGTAGTGCACACGCCGAACCAAACTAAGCTTCGATCAGCGCGAGTACAGGATTCATCTGATTCCTGTAACACATTTCATGTAACGGTGTCCGGTTCCAAACGTGTGAAATAGGCGACGGCGTCAGACCTAAGGCCACTGCCTGCATACAACCGGTGTACTTCTGGCGCTTGGCGGCCTGTGACCAGCATGACCTTATAGGCCCCCAGGGATCGTGCCAAAGCCATCGCAGCGGCCATCACCGCCTTTCCGATCCCTTGCCCGCGCTTCTCCACATGGGTCACCACATTCTCAATGAGCGCGTAGGGCCGCCCATTCTGCGTGAGATTGGGCATCACCACCAGCGTGGCCGTTCCCCACAAGCCGCCTTGCTCAGCCACGAGCACATGAATTTTAGAATCGTTCAGCATGACCTGCCAAATGGGATCTGCTCTTTCTGGACTCAACTGGGGTGACGTGGGACTGAGTTGCTTGTAAAGAATTTGCAACTCGGGCAGATCGCTGTAGCGTGCACGGCGAATGAAGACTTGGGGCATAGGCCAGTCTAGAGGGACATGACAACGGCGTTGTCTACAACGGTGCTGCGTTCGCTTCCCGCTGCACCAAAAAGTCTTTCACGCTCTGGGCCGCCCGTGCGTTCATGCCCGGTACACGCGCAATATGCTCTACAGGCGCACTCGCCAGATCCTCCAAACTCGTAAAGTGTTCCAGCAAGGCGTCCCGGCGCTTTTGCCCAATGCCCGGCAAGTCGTCGAACACGCTGCGGAGCATGTCCTGTCCACGCAATTTCCGGTGATACGACACGGCATAGTTGTGAACCTCATCGCGCACCCCGATCATCATGCGAAGGGCCGGATGCGTCTGCGGCAGCAACAATTCCCGCTCTACGCCGACTTCCGTCCCTTCGGTCAGCCACCACTGCGCCCCGAATCGTCCCGGCAAAATCAGGCGTTCTTCTCGTTTGGCGAGGCCCACGACTGGAACCCGAATATCGGCCTCTTTCAAGGCGTCCAGCGCGGCATTCACCTGCCCCCGCCCGCCGTCGATCAGCAACAGGTCGGGCAGCGGCAACTTGTCGGCCAAGCTTCCTGTAAACCGCCGCACAATCGTCTGCTTCATAGAGGTGTAATCGTCCGGGTGATCCAGCCCCTTGACCTTAAACCG from Deinococcus sp. QL22 encodes:
- a CDS encoding GNAT family N-acetyltransferase; protein product: MPQVFIRRARYSDLPELQILYKQLSPTSPQLSPERADPIWQVMLNDSKIHVLVAEQGGLWGTATLVVMPNLTQNGRPYALIENVVTHVEKRGQGIGKAVMAAAMALARSLGAYKVMLVTGRQAPEVHRLYAGSGLRSDAVAYFTRLEPDTVT
- a CDS encoding phosphatase PAP2 family protein, which produces MSGLHLKWHFTRRELWAFLKANWRALVLLLIGVLAPLLLFLELAEDVFRDGGFPWDSSILAWYRAQRTPELTAVANALAVLGGFAVLPVVTALIAFMLARGGAKAHGWFLILALAGAALLNGAAKLFFQRARPDILEALVREPGFSFPSGHAMSNAAFGFALIVVFWRSRAGWPVAVVAGLWAVAVGASRNYLGVHYPSDVLAGFLASSAWVAGLYLLMGRRWPGLRKSPKGERDTR